In the Bacillus amyloliquefaciens DSM 7 = ATCC 23350 genome, AGGTCTGAAAGACGAAGCGGCAAAACGCCAGATCCCGGTTCACATTTTGGCGGAAGCGGCTTACAGCATTGAAGAAGAGATGGCTGCGACACCTGCTGATTTCTTCGTCCGCAGAACGGGCAGACTGTTCTTCGACATCAAATGGGTGAAAACGTATAAAACGGCTGTGATTGATTACATGAGCGACCGATTCCAATGGGATGATGAAACGAAAGCGAAACACACCGAGTGGTTAAACACGCTGCTGCATGATGCGGTTGTTCCGCTCGAACAATAATAATCGGAGGGCTGTGCCGAAAAGGCATAAGCCCTTCTTTTTACATAAAGCGTTGAGTTAAGTTATCAAGTGACACGGACAGCCGCTTCATATTAAAATATGGTCATAAGCTGAAATTATAGGAGGACGAACATGAGTTGGAGTAAGAGTTACGAACGCTGGAATCAGGCCGAACATTTAGATTCAGAATTGAAAAAATTATTGGCGGCCGCAGAAGGAAACGAGCAGCTGCTGGAAGACTTTTTCTACAAAAATCTGGAGTTCGGAACAGGAGGCATGAGAGGAGAAATCGGACCGGGCACAAACAGAATGAACATTTACACGGTCCGCAAAGCATCCGCCGGACTCGCGGCGTATATCGCCAAACATGGCGAGGACGCGAAAAAAAGAGGCGTTGCGATCGCGTACGACTCCCGTCATAAATCCCCTGAGTTTGCGATGGAAGCTGCCAAAACCCTTGCTTCCCAAGGCATTCAAACATACGTATTTGATGAGCTCCGCCCGACGCCTGAGCTGTCTTTTGCGGTGAGAAAGCTGAACGCTTATGCGGGTATCGTCGTGACGGCCAGCCATAACCCGCCTGAATATAACGGATATAAAGTGTATGGCGATGACGGCGCACAGCTGCCGCCGAAAGAAGCGGACATCGTCATTGCTGAAGTGAATGCCATAGAAAATGAATTAACGATTCAAGTTGAAGATGAACAGGCGCTGAAGGAAAAAGGTTTAATTAAGATTATCGGTGAAGAAATTGATAAATCATATACTGAAAAACTGACTTCCATCTCCGTTCATCCTGAGCTTTCAGAAGAAGTGGACGTCAGCGTCGTGTTCACTCCGCTGCACGGCACGGCGAATAAACCGGTACGCCGGGGTCTTGAAGCACTCGGTTACAAAAACGTCACTGTCGTAAAGGAACAAGAGCTTCCGGACTCGGATTTTTCAACCGTCAAATCGCCAAACCCTGAAGAGCACGCGGCATTCGAATATGCCATTAAGCTCGGAGAAGAACAAAATGCCGATATTCTCGTTGCTACGGACCCGGATGCCGACCGTCTCGGCATTGCCGTGAAAAACAGTGAAGGCAAGTATACGGTGCTGACGGGGAACCAGACAGGGGCGCTTTTATTGCACTATCTGCTTTCCGAGAAGAAAAAACAAGGGTCCCTTCCGGAAAACGGCGTTGTCATGAAAACGATTGTCACAAGCGAATTGGGCCGCGCCGTCGCTTCATCGTTCGGATTAGATACGGTCGACACGTTAACAGGCTTCAAATTTATCGGTGAAAAGATCAAAGAATATGAAAAATCCGGCCAATACACATTCCAGTTCGGGTATGAAGAAAGCTACGGCTACTTAATCGGAGATTTCGCCCGTGACAAAGATGCAATCCAGGCTGCGCTGTTAGCCGTCGAAGTATGCGCTTTTTATAAAAAGCAGGGCATGTCGCTTTATGACGCGCTGCTCTCCATCTTTAAAGAATACGGATATTATCGTGAAGGCTTGAAGTCATTGACGTTAAAAGGAAAACAGGGAGCCGAACAGATTTCCGCTATCCTGACTTCATTCCGAAATGATCCGCCAAAGCAAATGGCCGGAAAACAAATTACGCAAGCTGAGGATTATTCAACAGGAAAACGGACTGTATTTGCCGGTCATCGGGAAGAGGATATTGATCTTCCGAAGTCAAACGTCCTGAAATATTTCCTTGAAGACGGCTCTTGGTTCTGCCTTCGTCCATCAGGAACGGAGCCGAAAGTGAAGTTCTATTTCGCAGTGAAAGGCACTTCTTTACAAGACAGCGAACAGCGTCTTGCAGCATTATCTGACGCCGTCATGAAAACGGTGGACAGCATAGTGGAAAAAACGAAATAAACTACAAACCGCCGGAAGCGACATCCGGCGGTTTTTTTACGCCTCATCCGAAAGTATGAGAAAAAATCATGCTGAAAACAAAGGAATATACAGATGAGAATTGATATAATATGGATAATTCTGATTGGCCGGAGTGAGGGAGTTTGACGAAAACGACGGTAGAAACGTTAAAAACATTAAAAGCGATTGCGGAAACCTTAAACCAAAGCCACGATATGAAAGGAGCGCTTGATAAAGTCCTGCGCGAACTGCTCAGTCTGACCGGGCTGCAGACAGGATGGATTTTTCTGATTGAGCCGGACGGATCCTATACGCTCGCCGCATCCGCTTATTTACCGCCGGCTCTCGGTCAGCGGGACAATGCATTAATGTGCAGCGGGGACTGCTATTGTCTGACCAAATTCAGCAACGGAGGATTGACCAAGGCTGTAAACATTATGAATTGTAAACGGATTGAATTTGCGGAACAGACGACGAACTGCCGCGACACGGAGGGCATTACCCATCATGCGACCGTTCCCCTTGAAGACGGCGGCCGGAAATTCGGTTTACTGAATGTCGCTGCAAGTGAAAAGACATTTTTCAATGAAGAAGAACTGCATCTTCTTGAAGCGGTTGCGTTTCAAATCGGAACGGCGATCCAGCGGATGAAACTGGCTGAATTTGAACAGCAGAACGCCCTGTTGATGGAACGAAGCAGACTCGCGCAAGAGCTGCATGATTCCGTCAATCAGATACTGTTTTCTGTCAGCTTAACGGCAAAAGCCGCTAAAAGCTTGACAGATGATGAACGGCTCCGGCAGATGATTACGTTCATCCAGGAGCTCTCTCAGGATGCGTTAACAGAAATGAGGGCGCTCATTTGGCAGCTGAGGCCGGAAAGCTTAACGAAAGGGCTGTATGCGTCGATCAAAAGCTATGCCGCTCTCATCGGTCTGGAAGCAGTCTGTGACATGGAAGACGAACTGGAGCTTACGGATGAACAGGAACACGCGCTATGGCGGATCGCCCAGGAAGCTTTGAATAACTGCAAAAAGCATGCGGGAACGGACCGGGTTATCATTTCCGCCGTTAAAAAGCCGGATTACGCCGAGCTTACCATTAGCGACCATGGAGCCGGCTTCAGCACTGATGCGCATGCGGGACTGCCGTCGCTCGGCATTGCCGGCATGAAAGCGCGCGCCGAAGCAATCGGAGCCCGTTTTACATTGCAATCTGAGCTTGGCGGCGGAACGATTGTCTCCGTTCGGCTTCCGTTTTTCGGGATAGGAGGGTCTGACTGATGAAAATTGTGATCGCTGATGATCATCACGTTGTCCGCAAAGGACTACGCTATTTCTTCGCCACTCAGGAGGATATTGAAGTTGTCGGTGAGGCGTCTACCGGTGCTGAAGCGCTTCAGCAAGCTGAAAAGACGGGGCCGGACATCATTTTAATGGACTTATCAATGCCTGATATGGATGGCATTGAAGCGGCAAACATTGCGGCTGAACGATTTCCTGACATCAGCATAGTCGTGTTGACGAGCTATTCTGACCGGGAGCATGTCATTCCCGCTCTAAAAGCCGGCGCCAAAGCGTATCAGCTGAAAGACGCCCAGCCCGATGACTTAGTGAAAACACTTCGTGAAGTATATTCCGGACGTTACCGGCTGTCGGCGGACATTGTGCCTCACGTGCTCAATCATATGGTTCAGGATGATCAGAATAAGGAAAAATATTATCAGCTGACCCCTCGTGAAAAAGATGTTCTTCAAGAAATAGCCAAAGGGAAAAGCAATAAGGAAATTGCCGCATCTCTGTTTATTTCTGAAAAAACAGTGAAGACCCATGTGTCCAACCTGCTGTCAAAGCTGAATCTTTCCGATCGGACGCAAGCGGCATTGTATGCCGTAAAATATAATGTTTCTGGAAAGGCGGTAAAATAAATGAGCATATTAGTGATCAGCGGCACCCCGAGAAAAAACGGGCGGACTAGAATTGCCGCTTCTTATATCAGAGACCGGTTTCATACCGATTTTATTGATTTGAGCGAAAGCGGACTGCCGCTATATAACGGTGAAGAAGAACAGAATGAATTGCCCTCAGTGCAAGAGCTGAGACGGCTTGTGAAAAAGTCGTCTGCCGTCGTCTTATTATCTCCCGAGTATCACAGCGGCATGAGCGGCGCGTTAAAAAACGCCATTGATTTTTTAAGCAGCGAACACTGTACCTATAAACCGGTGGCAATCATTGCCGCGGCGGGCGGAGGAAAAGGCGGCATGAACGCGCTGGCGAATATGCGGACAGTCATGCGGGGCGTCTATGCAAATGTTATCCCGAAACAGCTGATTTTAGATCCGATTCACATTGACATGGAGCGCCAGACCGTATCTGAGGATATGGCGGTCAGCCTGAAAGACATGATGGAAGAACTGAACATGTTTATAAACACAGGAAATCCCGGCGTTTAACGCCGGGATTGTTTTATGTCAGCATGGCTAATTGATCTTCATACGCGAGTTCTGCCGCATGATCAATATACCCGAGAAGGGAATACAGCTCTTTTTCAAGCACCGCATCATCATATTCGAAATGATACGCGTGCAGAAAGTGCTCAATACGCTTTGATAACAAATCATCTTTCGTACGCACCATCAAAATTAACAAATTGTCCCATTGGGATCGGTGTGTGTAATACAAGGCTTTATCATAATCGGCATGATCCATCTTACGCTTCTCCTTTCAATGAGAAGTTCTCCGTTAGTTTATGCCGCCGAAGCCTGAATGCAACGGGGGAAAAGTTGGTGGCCGTATAACTGCGGTATAGCAATATGAGGGAGACATAAAATAAAACCGCATATCCGCCCCTTTTTTGGACACGCTAAGATTGACTAAAAACGACTCAGGAGAACATAACAATGAAATCCCTTCCATTTGCGCTGGCCTTATTGTTTTGCGGCATTCTCATCGCCTCGATCGCTGAAAAAGGACATACAGAACACCTTGATCCATCAGTTGAAAAATGGGAGCAGCTCGCATGGAATCAGCTGGAACGTGAATACGAGGGAGCCGAGCTTACCGATTATTCATACATGGGCCGTACGAAAGTAAACCGGGAACAGACGAAAGACGTGTTTCGCGTTACGGTAAAAACAAAAAAAGATACGTTTTCATCCCGTGCTGAAGTGTATTTTCATCCCGTGACAAAACATGTGATCAGCATTAATATTTTCAGACTGTAAAAAAAAGCTGCACAGCCTGATGCGGCTATGCAGCTTGTCTGTATCAGAAGAAGCGTTTCGCTCCGAGGTAGCGCTGTTTCCAATAGGAATTGTTCATGCTGGAAATGACGACACCCGAATCGTTGGCATTAATAAACTGTCCGTTTCCGAGATAAATGCCGACGTGGGAAGGGCCGGCTTTATAAGTTGAGAAAAAGACAAAGTCACCGACCGCCGGCTGGCTTACTGATGTCATCGTATTCCAGTAGCCTGCGGCTGAAAGTCTGGATACGGAAGTGACCTTATTGAGAACGTAATAAATAAAGCCGCTGCAGTCAAAGCCTCTCGGCGTTGTCCCGCCCCATACATACGGTACGCCCAGTTGAGCTTTTGCGGCATCGATCATTACATTAATCTTCGCGCTTGTTGAACCTGTGCCGCCTGTTCCGCCGGACTGATTCGGTGTTGGGTTTGTCTGCTGTCCGGTAATCGTCAGCTTCTGTCCGATCTGAAGCACATCTGTTTTCAGATTGTTTTTCTCGCGGATCTGCTGGGCGGTTACATTGAATTTTTGGGCGATCACCCATAAAGAATCCCCGCTTTTCACGGTATATGTAGTGGTTTTCCCTGTATCTCCGGATTGGTTAGGAGTTGACGGAGACGAAGAACCGGAAGATGACGTTTTTGTCAGCTTAAGCACTTGTCCGACCCGCAGCATGTCTGACGTCAGTTTATTGATACTTCTGATTTGCTGAACCGTCATATTGTATGCGTTTGCGATTTTCCAGAGCGAATCGCCGCTTTTTACTGTGTAAGAGGACGTTTGCGTCTGGTTTTGATTTTGGTTTGAATTGTCCTTTGGCGGCGTACTTCCCGAAGAAGACGTTCCTTTTGTTTTCAAGACTTGGTTGACGTAGATCGTATCCGTTTTTAAGTTGTTTAAAACTTTGAGTTCCGCAATGGTCATATGGACGCTGTTTGCGATCTTCCATAGTGAATCGCCGAGTTTGACTTTATATGTCCCGGAAGATGATGACTGATTTTTGCTGCTGTTTGAGCTGCTGCCCGGCACGGTTTTTGTCTGGTCGGTGCTTGAGGAAACTTTCCCTGTCACTTGCAGCTTCTGTCCCGCGCGGATTAAGTCGCTTGTCAGACCGTTCAGTTTTTTCAGTTCCTGCACGGACATTTTAAAATCAGATGCGATCAGCCAGAGCGAGTCTCCGCTTTTAACCGTATACACACTTTTAGATGTGCCGCTGTTCTTTGAAGGTGACGATGAGCTTCCGGAATCTGATTTGCCGTTAGGGATGGTGAGCGTCTGCCCGATGGAAAGCACGCTGGATTTTAAATGATTCGCTGATGTAATGGCATCCACGCTTGTATTGTAGGTTTGGGCAAGCTTCCATAATGAATCTCCGCTTTTGACCTTAATCGTTTGTGCTTCTGCCGGTGTTACAGCTAATGCAGACCCGACAATCGCAGATGCAGTCAAACCGACCGCTAACTTTTTTTTCATAGTGAATCTCCCTTTTCCTGCGATGATTTTACTATCCCCATTCGTTGCAGCCGCAAGATGAGGATATCAGTAATGATAATCTTTATATCGGCACTTGTCTGCAATCATTTATCATATTAAGAGAATTAGTCCTTTTTTCTTATGCGGGCATAAAAAAAGAAGGAATGCGGACATTCCTTCAGCTTCTGAGCAGTCTCATAATCTCCTCTTTATTTTTGACCAGATCCCTCAACGTATATTTGTCTAAAACGGCCAGATAAGCTTGGAGAGCTTCATACAACAGGTTCTTTAAGTTGCAGGCGGGAGATATGATACAGAGATTTTTTTGGGAGTCAAAGCATTCTACGATGTTAAAGTCGTCTTCTGTATTTCGAACGACTTCACCAATGTTTATGTCTTCCGGTATCATTCCTAATCGGATACCGCCTCCACGGCCGCGGATCGTTTCTACATACCCGAGCTGGCCGAGACGGTAAATCACTTTCATAAGGTGGTTTTTAGAGATGGAATACGTGTCTGCGATTTCTTTTATGTTAGAAAGTTCTTCGGAAGGTCTGGAAGCCAAAAAAATCAAAACGCGTAAAGAATAATCAGTGTAATTCGTTAATTTCATAGAATGACCTCGAAAAAAGAGATTTTACTTCTGTTACATTTTATCATAAAGGAATTCAAAATGAAAAAAAAGGAATTTGCCCCTCAAACTCAAAAAACGTGCGCTCCTTCTGAGCACACGTTTTTTTTGAATTAAGACATCGGCGGCTTACGATCGTCAGAAGCCGATTGATGTTTTTCGATTTTGCGATCCAATTTCGCGAGATAACGGGAGGCAAACTCTTTTCCCCCAAGACCGAATGAAAGTCCGAAGGCAAGTGCAAAACCGCCCAGAATGAGAATAAACGCGGCATTTACGATCGTATCGGCGACGCCGAGCTGATCTAGCGCCATAAAGATTGAGAGAGTGATAATTGTATATTTCGCAAGCGGCGCCAGGAATCTGAATTCTTTTCCGCTCAGCATGCCGACAAGCAGTCTGCTGACGAGCTGTCCGGCCAAAAGCCCGATTCCGAGAATAAATACAGCGGCCAGAACATTAGGCAGGTAAGCGATAATGCCGGTCGCGATGACGACGAGAAATTCGAGATGAACAAGCTGCAGCGCCTCTGCCGTAAAGAGCAGGACGATGATGATCTGCGCAATCATGCCGACCGTCTGAGAAAGCGTAAGTTTCGGGCGCTCCGCCTGTTCAAAGCCCATTTTTCCAAGAAGTGAGTCGAAGCCGGCCCGGTGCAAGAGTCCTGTTACAATGCTGTTTACCCATTTTCCGATCCAGATGCCGGCGATGATCAGCACAATACCGATGATGATGTTAGGAAGCATTGTGAAGACCGTGTTCAGCATTGCGGACGCCGGTTCAGAAATGCCTGCTACATCAAGCCGATCCAGCGCAGAAATGACAACCGGAATGAAAATCAGCACGTAGACAATCGTTCCGATGATTGCCGACAGGCTTGTATCTTTCAGATAAATAGAAAGCCCCATACGTGCGGCAAGTCTTTCCGTGCCGATACTCGCCAGAAAGTTTGTGACAATATCACGGACGAGACGGGCAACAAGCCAGCCGATTAATACAATCAGCGCCGCGGCGAATAATTTTGGTATAAAGGACAAAACGCTTTGGATCATATTTGTAAACGGTTCTGATACTCCGCTGATCTGGAGAGCGGACAAAACGCCCGGCAGGAACAAGAGCAAGACGAAATAAAAAACGATTCGTGAAGCGGCCGTAACGGATCTGCTCATCTCCGCTTCTTCAGAAACCATGGTCCATTTTCTGAGCCAGCCGTGTTCAGCCAGTTTCATGCCCGCTTTTTTGACGAGATAGCTGAAAAGCGAAGCGGCCGCCCAGCCCAACAGCAGAATCAAACCGGCTTTTAAAACGCTCGGCACAGCCGCCGTTATCGCCGACAGCATGCTGACAAAAGGCGAAGCCACGGTTGTCAGATGCAGAATGTTAAAGAATAGAATAAAAACGATAATTAATGCGATAAAATAAATGATTTTACTGATGACTTTTTCCGAGGAATAGCGCGCCGGCTTTTTTTCGGCGAACAGTCTGTCGTCGATTTTTGTTTTTTGGAGGCCTTTGTATACGGCTTTTTCAATGATTTTCGCAATGCCCCAGCCGATAAGCAGGACGAGCAGTGCAATGATCAGATTCGGCAGTTTGCTGAGATACGTGGTAAGCATGTCTGCTGTGTTCAAGTAGAATCGCTCCTTTTTCTTTTTTTTAGGGTGTGGTGTGTGTTTTACCCACTTACATATAAAGCAAACGGGGCGGATGTGCCGAAAGTTTTCAGACGGAAACCCGTCTGTTATTTCATCTTTTGAGAGGAGGGGTCATACATTATAAATAAGTCCAAGTAGGGGGGATTCGGTTGAACGCGGAGGAGACAAAAGGTTTACAGCGGGCAATTGAGGAAATAACCGACATTGCGAAGGGATTCGGCCTTGATTTCTACCCGATGAGATACGAAATTTGCCCGGCTGAGATTATTTATACATTCGGGGCGTACGGCATGCCGACGAGATTCAGCCACTGGAGCTTCGGCAAACAATTCCACAAGATGAAACTCCATTATGATCTCGGTTTGAGCAAAATTTATGAACTTGTCATTAATTCCAACCCTTGCTACGCTTTTTTGCTGGACAGCAATTCGCTGATCCAAAATAAATTAATTGTCGCCCATGTTCTTGCGCATTGTGATTTTTTCAAAAATAACTGCCGCTTTCAAAATACGAACCGGGACATGGTTGAGAGCATGGCGGCTACAGCGGAGCGGATTAAGCATTACGAAAGAATTCACGGGATTAAAGAAGTGGAGTCCTTTTTAGATGCCATTCTGGCGATTCAGGAGCATATCGATCCGTCGCTCGTCAGGCCGAAGCTGCTGTGGAGCGTCGATGATGAGGAGGAGGACGAAGAGGAAACCGCGTCATCGCCGTACGATGATTTATGGGATATGGATAAGCCGAAGCAGATTAAAAAGAAAAAAAGGAAAAAACCGTTCCCGCCCCGGCCGGAAAAAGATATTCTGCTTTTTATCGAAGAGCATTCGCGGGAGCTTGAACCGTGGCAGCGTGATATTTTAACGATGATGAGAGAAGAAATGCTGTATTTCTGGCCGCAGCTGGAAACGAAAATCATGAACGAAGGCTGGGCATCCTATTGGCATCAGCGGATTATCCGAGAGCTTGACCTGACTTCGGATGAAGCGATCGAGTTTGCGAAGCTGAACGCAGGCGTCATTCAGCCGTCAAAAACGGGAATCAATCCGTATTATTTAGGGCTGAAAATTTTTGAAGACATCGAAGAGCGCTACGACAACCCGACAGAAGAAATGAAAAAAACAGGAGTAAAGCCCGGTTCCGGCAGGGAGAAAATGTTTGAGGTCAGGGAAATTGAATCGGATATTTCATTCATCCGCAATTATTTGACGAAAGATCTTGTGCTGCGCGAGGATTTGTATTTATTCCAAAAGCAGGGCAGAGACTATAAAGTGATCGACAAGGAATGGAAGGCTGTGCGCGACCAGCTCGTGAACATGCGGGTGAACGGGGGATTTCCTTATCTGACCGTCAATGACGGAGATTATTTGAAGAATAACGAGCTTTATATTAAACATTGGTATGAGGGAATTGAGCTTGATCTGAAATATTTGGAGAAAGTGCTGCCGTATCTGTACCAGCTGTGGGGCAGGAGCGTGCATATCGAATCAGTTCTCGAAGATAAAGAAGTGATGTTCTCGTATGACGGAAAAGGAGTGCATCGGAGATATCTCTAAAAAAGAAGAAGGGATGCGGGGAAACCCCGCATCCTTTTTTATTTGCCGCTTTTTAAGATGTGAAAGATCTTTTTGGCCTGATCCGTGTTGTTTAAAAGCCCCGCAAATGATTCTTTTCCTGGACCGTATGCGTAAACGGGAACTTCTTCGCCCGTATGATCGCCGGTTGTCCAGCCGCTGTTGGTTTTTGCATTAAAGAGCTTAATGATCGCTTTGTAGGCGCCCTTGTCAGCATCCTGCTTTGCAGCCGTTTCGATCTGTTTGATTTCATCTTTTGACCATTTCAGGTCGGTATAACGCGCAAGCACGGAAGATACGGATTTGCCAGCTTTGATTTGGTCAGCCATAAATGCCGGCGTTTTTTTCGCTGCAAGAACCGGTTCAACATGCCAGTTTTTATCGTTGTTCGCTCCGATTGTCAATCCGCCGGTCGTGTGATCAGCCGTAGCGATGACAAGCGTATGTTTGTCCTTTTTGGCAAATGCGATCGCTGCTTTATACGCTTTTTCAAAATCCTTCATTTCGCTCATTGCGCCGACTATATCGTTGTCATGTCCGGCCCAGTCAATTTGGCTGCCTTCGACCATTAAGAAAAACCCTTTTTTATTCGAGTTCAGTCTGTCGATTGCTGCCGTTGTCATGTCTTCTAATGAAGGGACGGCGTTTGAACGGTCGATCGCTTTGTCGAGTCCGCCATCGGCAAACAGGCCGAGAACCTTTTTATTGCGGTCCTTTTTAAGCTCCTGTTTTGATGTAACATAGCTGTATCCCGCTTTTTTGAAATCCTTCGTTATATTCCGGTCTTTACGGATAAAGTTTGATTTGCCGCCTCCGAGGAGCACATCCACTTTCTGTTGTCCGTTGATGCGGTCATCAAAGTAGCTGCTCGCGATTTCATCCATATTTTTTCTGGATTTGTTATGGGCTCCGAATGCCGCAGGGGTTGCGTGGGCAATCTCTGAAGTCGCGACAAGTCCAGTTGATTTGCCTCTTTGTTTCGCTTCTTCAAGGACGGATTTTACCCGCTTTCCTTTTTTATCGACCCCGATCGCCGCGTTATACGTTTTCACGCCGGTGGCCATTGCCGTGCCGGCCGCCGCGGAATCGGTGATATTGGAATCAGGATCGTCAGGATAAGTCATCATCATGCCGGTAAGATTGGGGTCAAATGCCGTCAGTTTCATGCCGTCAGAAGGCTTTCCTTTGTTAATGACCGAACGGTAGGCGTTCATGTATGGCGCGCCCATTCCGTCTCCGATCATGAAGATGACGTTTCTGATCTCGTTTTTCTCAGGCTGTTTTTTTGCCGCAGCCTGATCAGAGTGCTGAAGCCCCGCACCCGCAATCAGACCGGCTGTCAGCACGGATACGGCTGCCGCCGGCAGAAGTTTTGATCGAACCTGTTTAAATAAACTCATTCTCAAATCGTCCTCCTTTAATCGTGTCTGTACGTCTAATGGTAGGGGATGTTTGTAAAGAGCGCCTGTCCCTCCTGTAAATTTCAGGTGAAACATTGTTAGAAATGTAAATTCCGATGTAAGGTTATGTTTTCTGGAAAAGGTGAAAATCATTCACTTTTTCAAAAAAGACGAGGATTTTTTTGACAAGGGTCAATTTGGAAAATGAATTTCTTTGTTTTTCCAAAAAACGAGGATCACAGGAAAAAAACATGACAAAACGGCTCGTTTTTCGTCACGTTTGAAATCAAATTGAAATATTTAATACCCTTAAAAACTTTTTTCAAAAACGAATTAGTAAGAAATTTGTCACGGGAAGTCAAGTCTATTTCTAGTGGAAATTGAACCTTATAATAGAAAACAGATAAAAACTTTAAAAAAGAGACTTATAAAATAGATAGAATCATTCAGGGAGGAAAACATGAAAAAGCAACTTGTTACAGCAACAACGGCAGTGGTTTTAGGGACGACTTTGTTTGCGGGTGCGGCATCTGCGCAAACGATTAAGGTAAAAAAAGGCGATACATTATGGGGACTTTCAAATCAATACGGAACGTCAATTAATTCCATTAAATCTGAGAACAAATTAAAATCGGATATCATTTACATCGGACAGACGCTGTCAATCAACGGTAAATCATCTTCAGGTTCAAGCTCTGGCAGCAATTCATCATCGTCTACATATAAAGTCGTAAAGGGCGACAGCCTTTGGAAAATTGCGAATAAATATAAAATGTCTGTAAACCAATTGAAAAGTTTAAACGGTTTAAAAACAGACCTGATCCGCATCGGACAAGTTCTTAAAGTAAAAGGATCAACTTCCGGTTCAAACTCCGGAACGTCAACGGGATCTTCATCAAATCAGTCTTCATCTAACCATAACGCTGCACAGACGAGCCTGAATGTAAACAAGCTTGTTTCTGATGCGCAATCTTTAATCGGCACGCCGTATGTATGGGGCGGAACAACGACTTCCGGCTTTGACTGCAGCGGATTTATCTGGTACCTGCTGAACAAACAGACGAGTGTCGGAAGAACAAGCACTGCGGGATACTGGAGCTCAATGAAGAGCGTGTCCAGCCCGTCGAAAGGGGACTTCGTCTTCTTTACAACATATCAGGCCGGCCCTTCACACATGGGTGTGTACATCGGAAACAACAAGTTCATTCATGC is a window encoding:
- a CDS encoding phospho-sugar mutase, which translates into the protein MSWSKSYERWNQAEHLDSELKKLLAAAEGNEQLLEDFFYKNLEFGTGGMRGEIGPGTNRMNIYTVRKASAGLAAYIAKHGEDAKKRGVAIAYDSRHKSPEFAMEAAKTLASQGIQTYVFDELRPTPELSFAVRKLNAYAGIVVTASHNPPEYNGYKVYGDDGAQLPPKEADIVIAEVNAIENELTIQVEDEQALKEKGLIKIIGEEIDKSYTEKLTSISVHPELSEEVDVSVVFTPLHGTANKPVRRGLEALGYKNVTVVKEQELPDSDFSTVKSPNPEEHAAFEYAIKLGEEQNADILVATDPDADRLGIAVKNSEGKYTVLTGNQTGALLLHYLLSEKKKQGSLPENGVVMKTIVTSELGRAVASSFGLDTVDTLTGFKFIGEKIKEYEKSGQYTFQFGYEESYGYLIGDFARDKDAIQAALLAVEVCAFYKKQGMSLYDALLSIFKEYGYYREGLKSLTLKGKQGAEQISAILTSFRNDPPKQMAGKQITQAEDYSTGKRTVFAGHREEDIDLPKSNVLKYFLEDGSWFCLRPSGTEPKVKFYFAVKGTSLQDSEQRLAALSDAVMKTVDSIVEKTK
- a CDS encoding GAF domain-containing sensor histidine kinase — protein: MTKTTVETLKTLKAIAETLNQSHDMKGALDKVLRELLSLTGLQTGWIFLIEPDGSYTLAASAYLPPALGQRDNALMCSGDCYCLTKFSNGGLTKAVNIMNCKRIEFAEQTTNCRDTEGITHHATVPLEDGGRKFGLLNVAASEKTFFNEEELHLLEAVAFQIGTAIQRMKLAEFEQQNALLMERSRLAQELHDSVNQILFSVSLTAKAAKSLTDDERLRQMITFIQELSQDALTEMRALIWQLRPESLTKGLYASIKSYAALIGLEAVCDMEDELELTDEQEHALWRIAQEALNNCKKHAGTDRVIISAVKKPDYAELTISDHGAGFSTDAHAGLPSLGIAGMKARAEAIGARFTLQSELGGGTIVSVRLPFFGIGGSD
- a CDS encoding response regulator; its protein translation is MKIVIADDHHVVRKGLRYFFATQEDIEVVGEASTGAEALQQAEKTGPDIILMDLSMPDMDGIEAANIAAERFPDISIVVLTSYSDREHVIPALKAGAKAYQLKDAQPDDLVKTLREVYSGRYRLSADIVPHVLNHMVQDDQNKEKYYQLTPREKDVLQEIAKGKSNKEIAASLFISEKTVKTHVSNLLSKLNLSDRTQAALYAVKYNVSGKAVK
- a CDS encoding NADPH-dependent FMN reductase encodes the protein MSILVISGTPRKNGRTRIAASYIRDRFHTDFIDLSESGLPLYNGEEEQNELPSVQELRRLVKKSSAVVLLSPEYHSGMSGALKNAIDFLSSEHCTYKPVAIIAAAGGGKGGMNALANMRTVMRGVYANVIPKQLILDPIHIDMERQTVSEDMAVSLKDMMEELNMFINTGNPGV
- a CDS encoding YhdB family protein, translating into MDHADYDKALYYTHRSQWDNLLILMVRTKDDLLSKRIEHFLHAYHFEYDDAVLEKELYSLLGYIDHAAELAYEDQLAMLT
- a CDS encoding DUF3889 domain-containing protein, which gives rise to MKSLPFALALLFCGILIASIAEKGHTEHLDPSVEKWEQLAWNQLEREYEGAELTDYSYMGRTKVNREQTKDVFRVTVKTKKDTFSSRAEVYFHPVTKHVISINIFRL
- a CDS encoding peptidoglycan endopeptidase, which produces MKKKLAVGLTASAIVGSALAVTPAEAQTIKVKSGDSLWKLAQTYNTSVDAITSANHLKSSVLSIGQTLTIPNGKSDSGSSSSPSKNSGTSKSVYTVKSGDSLWLIASDFKMSVQELKKLNGLTSDLIRAGQKLQVTGKVSSSTDQTKTVPGSSSNSSKNQSSSSGTYKVKLGDSLWKIANSVHMTIAELKVLNNLKTDTIYVNQVLKTKGTSSSGSTPPKDNSNQNQNQTQTSSYTVKSGDSLWKIANAYNMTVQQIRSINKLTSDMLRVGQVLKLTKTSSSGSSSPSTPNQSGDTGKTTTYTVKSGDSLWVIAQKFNVTAQQIREKNNLKTDVLQIGQKLTITGQQTNPTPNQSGGTGGTGSTSAKINVMIDAAKAQLGVPYVWGGTTPRGFDCSGFIYYVLNKVTSVSRLSAAGYWNTMTSVSQPAVGDFVFFSTYKAGPSHVGIYLGNGQFINANDSGVVISSMNNSYWKQRYLGAKRFF
- the nsrR gene encoding nitric oxide-sensing transcriptional repressor NsrR — translated: MKLTNYTDYSLRVLIFLASRPSEELSNIKEIADTYSISKNHLMKVIYRLGQLGYVETIRGRGGGIRLGMIPEDINIGEVVRNTEDDFNIVECFDSQKNLCIISPACNLKNLLYEALQAYLAVLDKYTLRDLVKNKEEIMRLLRS